A genomic segment from bacterium encodes:
- a CDS encoding L,D-transpeptidase, translating to MVWLLVILPTAWVVYLFLTPAEPNEVLLRSAKLALETARTAGAVRYSESLFRDAEKLINAGWMEMSYQNGRLAPLRDYEKSDSLLMQAIKTASEATTNTQQSLSDLRTTVHNERQDLKDELNSWLQALNGSLAKLSLNRYWSMADLSAKQADRLVVAGEYADAREEMALSRTWLAKLATSMDEYNDQDSQFLKVWRRWVAETVADSRATGGSAIIVDKARHKLFLIKGGAVIHTYNCELGYNAGHQKMFSGDGATPEGKYRISAYRPRGSRYYKALNINYPNDTDRKRFSDNKSKGIISQRARIGGLIEIHGHGGQGKDWTEGCVALTNNEMDHLMKYVANGTPVTIVRRSDQWP from the coding sequence ATGGTGTGGCTGTTGGTAATATTGCCAACTGCCTGGGTTGTCTACCTCTTTCTGACTCCCGCCGAACCGAATGAAGTGCTTCTTCGAAGCGCCAAACTGGCATTGGAGACCGCGCGTACCGCAGGCGCTGTTCGCTATTCCGAATCTCTGTTTCGGGATGCCGAAAAGCTGATCAATGCCGGTTGGATGGAGATGTCCTACCAGAACGGACGGCTCGCGCCATTGCGCGATTACGAAAAGTCAGATTCGCTGCTTATGCAGGCGATCAAGACGGCTTCCGAAGCTACGACCAACACCCAGCAATCTTTGTCCGACCTGCGCACCACCGTTCATAATGAACGGCAGGATTTGAAGGATGAGCTGAATTCCTGGCTTCAGGCCCTCAATGGCTCGCTCGCCAAGCTAAGCCTTAACCGATACTGGTCGATGGCGGATCTCAGCGCCAAACAGGCAGACCGTCTCGTGGTCGCCGGGGAATATGCCGATGCCCGCGAAGAGATGGCCCTGAGCCGCACCTGGCTTGCCAAGCTGGCAACCTCGATGGATGAGTACAATGACCAGGACTCACAGTTCCTCAAGGTCTGGCGCCGATGGGTGGCCGAGACAGTGGCAGATTCACGAGCAACCGGTGGGTCGGCGATCATCGTTGATAAGGCCAGACATAAGCTCTTCCTGATCAAAGGCGGAGCGGTTATCCATACGTATAATTGTGAGCTGGGCTATAATGCCGGGCACCAGAAGATGTTCTCCGGCGACGGCGCCACACCGGAAGGGAAATACCGGATATCTGCTTATCGCCCACGGGGTAGCCGGTATTATAAGGCGCTGAATATCAATTATCCGAACGATACGGACCGAAAACGGTTCTCAGATAATAAGTCGAAAGGGATCATCTCCCAGCGAGCGCGGATCGGCGGGCTGATCGAGATCCATGGCCATGGCGGCCAGGGCAAGGATTGGACCGAAGGATGCGTGGCGCTGACCAATAATGAGATGGATCACCTGATGAAGTATGTAGCTAACGGCACGCCGGTGACGATCGTGCGCCGTTCGGATCAGTGGCCATGA
- a CDS encoding DUF4398 domain-containing protein, with the protein MFKRVTLALLALMLLALVGCSKAPEAEMTAASASFDAARAAEAEAYAPESFRTAQDTLNAAQAAKTEQDGKFALFRSYGKSKEMFVRAQALAEKASTDAAAEKERVKAEVMVLMADAKAAIDSAAAAVAKAPKGKDTKAEIELIKGSLDALTPAYTDAEMEFNNGKYLTAKTKFEGVMNQAKSIQDEIAAAVARKAGK; encoded by the coding sequence ATGTTCAAACGTGTGACACTCGCTCTGTTGGCGCTGATGCTGCTGGCACTGGTTGGCTGCAGCAAGGCTCCTGAGGCCGAGATGACCGCCGCCTCCGCGTCCTTCGATGCAGCTCGCGCTGCCGAAGCGGAAGCGTATGCTCCGGAATCCTTCCGGACCGCGCAGGATACTCTGAATGCGGCTCAGGCTGCCAAGACCGAACAGGATGGGAAGTTCGCGCTGTTCCGTTCGTATGGTAAGTCCAAAGAAATGTTCGTCCGCGCCCAGGCTCTCGCCGAGAAGGCTTCCACGGACGCCGCCGCTGAGAAAGAAAGAGTGAAAGCGGAAGTGATGGTTCTGATGGCTGATGCGAAGGCTGCGATTGATTCCGCCGCTGCCGCAGTTGCCAAAGCCCCCAAGGGCAAAGACACCAAGGCCGAGATCGAACTGATCAAAGGCAGCCTTGATGCTCTCACCCCGGCGTACACCGATGCCGAGATGGAATTCAATAACGGCAAGTATCTGACCGCCAAGACGAAGTTCGAAGGCGTGATGAACCAGGCGAAGTCCATCCAGGACGAGATCGCCGCCGCCGTCGCTCGCAAGGCAGGCAAGTAA
- a CDS encoding NapC/NirT family cytochrome c, producing the protein MGTEDRKRTLFRHPLAAVGGALTLAGGFLFVVLLLLDLSSGGENPYSALVTFVFVPAIITLGVVLFLVASWLQMKQARQRGEKVKFNLSIDPTDSNYLRNLWLFLGLTAALIVIVSYSGYRAYESTDSVAFCGKTCHTVMEPQYVTYMNSPHARVACVECHIGPGASFYVRSKVDGTRQLFRTALNSYDRPIKTPVHNLRPAQETCEGCHWPQQFWGNKFSTRTYYKTDEQNSPWTISLLVKVGGGNPRTGKLEGIHWHMLSENKVEYVASDYKRQIIPWVRVTNQDGTTKIYRQAGTEMPDTTLPDNEIRPFDCMDCHNRPSHKFQPPATSLNLAMSTRMISPSLPYIRQVGLDLLNAIYENREQAQGAIDTGLFAYYRANYPAIADSLKDEITKATQTLKAIYAENFFPEMKTDYRARETNLSHFVNDGCFRCHNSSMTAEDGSSISSSCTTCHLIVAQGPSENVADLASNIVGMDFQHPEDIGDAWKEAKCTECHTPESGY; encoded by the coding sequence GTGGGTACTGAAGATCGTAAGCGAACACTTTTTCGCCATCCATTAGCGGCAGTCGGCGGCGCGTTGACGTTGGCCGGCGGCTTTCTTTTTGTTGTGCTGTTGCTGTTGGATCTGAGCTCAGGGGGAGAGAATCCATACAGCGCGCTGGTGACCTTTGTGTTCGTCCCGGCGATCATCACGCTTGGCGTAGTGCTGTTTCTGGTGGCAAGCTGGCTCCAGATGAAGCAGGCACGTCAGCGCGGGGAGAAAGTCAAATTCAACCTCTCTATCGATCCGACCGATTCAAACTACCTTCGCAATCTCTGGCTTTTTCTTGGGCTGACCGCGGCGTTGATCGTTATCGTCAGTTACAGCGGATACCGTGCGTATGAGTCGACCGACTCAGTTGCGTTTTGCGGTAAAACCTGCCACACGGTGATGGAGCCGCAGTACGTGACCTACATGAACTCACCGCACGCGCGAGTGGCCTGCGTGGAGTGCCATATCGGACCTGGCGCATCGTTCTACGTGCGGTCCAAGGTCGACGGCACCCGACAACTATTCCGCACGGCGCTTAATTCCTATGACCGACCGATCAAAACTCCAGTTCATAACCTTCGTCCGGCCCAGGAAACCTGTGAAGGGTGCCACTGGCCACAACAGTTCTGGGGGAATAAGTTCAGCACGCGAACCTACTATAAGACCGATGAGCAGAACTCGCCCTGGACGATCAGCCTGTTGGTGAAAGTTGGCGGCGGGAATCCGCGCACCGGGAAGCTGGAGGGGATCCACTGGCATATGCTCTCGGAAAACAAAGTCGAGTACGTAGCGAGCGACTACAAGCGGCAGATCATTCCCTGGGTGCGCGTCACAAATCAGGACGGAACAACAAAGATCTATCGCCAGGCGGGCACGGAGATGCCGGATACAACGCTTCCGGATAACGAGATCCGGCCGTTCGACTGCATGGACTGTCACAACCGTCCGAGCCACAAGTTCCAGCCGCCGGCGACTTCGTTAAATCTGGCAATGAGCACGCGGATGATCTCACCGAGCCTGCCGTATATCCGTCAGGTTGGGCTTGACCTGTTGAATGCCATATATGAAAATCGCGAACAGGCGCAGGGAGCTATCGATACCGGTCTGTTTGCGTACTACCGAGCGAATTATCCCGCTATCGCCGATTCTCTCAAGGACGAGATTACCAAGGCGACTCAGACTCTGAAAGCGATCTACGCTGAGAATTTCTTCCCGGAGATGAAAACCGATTATCGTGCGCGCGAAACCAACCTCAGCCATTTCGTCAATGATGGTTGTTTCCGTTGTCACAACTCGAGCATGACCGCGGAGGATGGCTCTTCCATTTCGTCATCCTGTACCACCTGTCACCTGATCGTCGCGCAGGGACCATCCGAAAATGTAGCCGACCTTGCATCGAATATCGTGGGTATGGATTTCCAGCATCCGGAGGATATCGGCGATGCCTGGAAAGAGGCGAAATGCACGGAGTGTCACACGCCTGAATCCGGGTACTGA
- a CDS encoding TIGR01777 family protein, which translates to MRVLITGGTGLIGTGLQSALISEGHSVVVLTRRPSISGQDSIQWNPESGSLNVRQLEGFDAVVHLAGEGIGDGRWTSARKARIVNSRVVSTRLLSEAIAGLETPPKVLIASSAIGYYGDRGDEMLTEDSDPGSGFLSELCVDWEKAVSPVADRGVRVVNTRIGVVLARNGGALGQMLPIYRLGLGGRLGSGRQFWSWIGFDDLIGGMMFALGNAALSGPVNLVSPHPVRNAEFSDTLARAVHRPAIFPAPAFALRLLLAEMADALLLASMRVAPTRLQGAGYQFKQSSLDSALQALLSR; encoded by the coding sequence ATGCGAGTGTTAATCACCGGCGGGACAGGATTGATCGGAACGGGTCTGCAGAGTGCTCTCATAAGCGAAGGGCATTCGGTGGTCGTTTTGACTCGCCGACCATCAATCAGTGGACAAGACTCCATCCAATGGAATCCGGAATCCGGCAGCCTCAATGTGCGACAGCTCGAAGGGTTTGATGCCGTGGTTCACCTTGCCGGAGAGGGGATAGGAGATGGACGCTGGACTTCCGCACGGAAGGCGCGAATAGTCAATAGCCGGGTGGTATCGACCAGGCTGTTAAGTGAAGCAATTGCGGGTCTGGAAACTCCTCCGAAAGTACTGATCGCATCATCGGCAATTGGTTACTACGGGGACCGAGGTGATGAGATGCTGACTGAGGATTCGGATCCAGGGTCAGGCTTTCTATCAGAGCTTTGCGTCGATTGGGAGAAGGCGGTTTCGCCTGTGGCGGACCGTGGAGTGCGCGTGGTGAATACTCGAATCGGCGTAGTGTTGGCCAGGAATGGCGGGGCACTGGGGCAGATGCTTCCGATCTACCGCCTCGGCCTGGGCGGACGGCTTGGCTCCGGCAGGCAGTTCTGGAGTTGGATCGGTTTCGATGACCTGATCGGGGGAATGATGTTTGCGCTGGGCAATGCCGCGCTGAGTGGTCCGGTGAATCTTGTTTCGCCGCATCCGGTTCGTAATGCTGAATTCAGTGACACGTTGGCGAGAGCGGTACATCGACCGGCGATCTTCCCTGCACCGGCTTTTGCTTTGCGACTGTTGTTGGCGGAGATGGCTGACGCCCTGCTATTGGCGAGTATGCGAGTGGCACCAACTCGACTTCAAGGCGCAGGTTACCAATTCAAGCAGAGTTCGCTCGATTCGGCTCTCCAGGCACTGCTGTCTCGCTGA
- a CDS encoding ABC transporter permease translates to MLRPFLGVVRKEFIQGLRDKNNLRMLFVMPLVQLLLMGYAVNTDVKHLQLDVYDYSQSAHSRQLVEAFKASSYFEPVNRTLEFEQAPLWQLDQRFLSKDAEMVVIIPQDFSEKLVAGDPVEIGWIADGSDANAARMGLGYAGQIVRTFSNNITGRKPQIELRYDYLFNAEAESRYFMVPGIVATLLTMLTLMMTSMAIVRERELGTLEQVMVTPISTITFMMGKITTFTILSMVIMGGALQLGLWWFEIPFAGSHLLLFGMSLLYLMSTLGLGMFVSTITSTQQQAMFLAWFFSIFTMLTSGYFTPIANMPDWLQQVTLINPMRYYIEIVRGIVLKGASLSDFYPSVIGMTIFGLVIFTFSALRFHKRTA, encoded by the coding sequence ATGTTACGTCCATTTCTCGGAGTAGTGCGCAAAGAGTTCATCCAGGGACTGCGGGACAAAAACAATCTTCGGATGTTGTTTGTCATGCCGCTCGTACAGTTGCTGTTGATGGGTTATGCGGTGAATACCGATGTCAAGCATTTGCAGTTGGATGTCTATGACTATAGTCAGTCTGCTCACTCGCGGCAATTGGTGGAAGCATTCAAAGCGAGCAGTTATTTTGAGCCGGTCAACCGGACGCTGGAGTTCGAACAGGCTCCCCTGTGGCAACTGGATCAACGGTTTCTGAGCAAAGATGCGGAGATGGTGGTTATCATACCGCAGGACTTTTCGGAGAAACTGGTCGCCGGGGATCCGGTGGAGATCGGTTGGATCGCCGATGGTTCCGATGCCAACGCCGCCCGAATGGGGCTTGGCTACGCCGGACAGATCGTCAGGACTTTCTCAAACAACATCACCGGCCGGAAGCCACAGATAGAACTTCGCTACGACTACCTGTTTAATGCGGAGGCGGAGTCGCGTTACTTCATGGTGCCGGGGATTGTCGCAACTTTGTTGACCATGCTCACGCTAATGATGACCTCGATGGCGATCGTTCGCGAACGGGAATTGGGGACATTGGAGCAGGTGATGGTGACTCCGATCAGCACGATCACGTTCATGATGGGAAAGATCACGACCTTTACGATTCTATCAATGGTGATCATGGGCGGGGCGCTTCAGCTCGGGCTCTGGTGGTTCGAGATACCATTTGCCGGGTCCCACTTGCTGTTGTTCGGGATGTCACTGCTCTATTTGATGAGTACGCTCGGGTTGGGGATGTTTGTTTCAACCATAACCAGCACCCAACAACAGGCGATGTTTCTGGCCTGGTTTTTCTCGATCTTCACCATGCTGACCTCGGGGTATTTCACCCCGATCGCCAACATGCCGGATTGGCTGCAGCAGGTTACGCTGATCAATCCGATGCGCTATTATATTGAGATTGTCCGGGGAATAGTCCTGAAAGGGGCGAGTCTTTCGGATTTCTATCCGAGTGTGATCGGGATGACCATCTTTGGACTTGTCATCTTCACCTTTTCTGCGCTTCGTTTCCATAAGCGAACGGCATAA